A window of Mucilaginibacter paludis DSM 18603 contains these coding sequences:
- a CDS encoding right-handed parallel beta-helix repeat-containing protein: MLSEKSQTIADQIFSNDFFKNLDKNTLLQKYDVSGAIDDINAVTRSFSGQNPQPQDGFVISDIPPNGIIITQSGTYRFANSIKWKAENGDGSAIVINADHVVLDMAGFSLTADITDNSKLIVGINVQNAQFVSIQNGILKNMCYYGIYAKSVFELTIDSIMVDGLSFNNLTKGLSPAGILIFDGANLAISSCLVKNLNVISGASAGIQIVCAKNGTVSDCSMESFVNNDGSVQGYSYLLSSKITTKNCISANFQSHFNGNTATLGHTVLGFIPILCIALVYENCNATNMTGCCDDCHGMSVFLDTDIEVNGFTADGVTDGVALSNSGAKATGLEVYGSIVSIKNCTVKNIKAINPQDKQSAGFSVAGTAVSFTNCKAENVIVTDAKGTINPELGYGTGFGWAPDPRPEFVDIYANDILYRNCISTNCQVGFDTWNHIDSVWDDVSCINCGIEILAEPNGIRTLSGNPCSECNPPITVQITNVACGNNYVA; the protein is encoded by the coding sequence ATGCTTTCAGAAAAATCACAAACAATAGCCGACCAAATTTTTTCTAATGATTTTTTTAAAAATCTGGACAAAAATACGCTGCTTCAAAAGTACGATGTCTCTGGCGCCATTGATGATATCAATGCTGTAACCAGATCATTTAGCGGGCAAAACCCGCAACCACAGGACGGGTTTGTAATCTCTGATATTCCGCCAAATGGAATTATCATCACACAATCAGGAACATATCGTTTTGCCAACAGTATAAAATGGAAAGCAGAAAATGGAGATGGTTCGGCTATCGTCATCAATGCCGATCATGTTGTGCTCGATATGGCTGGTTTCAGTTTAACGGCTGATATAACAGACAACAGTAAACTCATTGTCGGTATAAACGTTCAAAATGCCCAATTTGTTTCTATTCAAAATGGCATATTAAAAAACATGTGCTATTATGGTATTTATGCTAAGTCGGTATTTGAATTGACTATCGACAGCATAATGGTTGATGGGCTTAGCTTTAATAATTTGACAAAAGGTTTAAGTCCGGCTGGGATACTGATTTTTGATGGGGCAAACCTCGCAATTTCCAGCTGCTTGGTGAAAAATTTGAACGTAATTTCGGGTGCGAGTGCAGGCATTCAAATCGTTTGTGCCAAAAATGGAACTGTTAGCGACTGTTCAATGGAATCGTTTGTTAATAATGACGGCTCTGTGCAGGGTTATAGTTACCTGTTATCTTCAAAAATCACCACGAAAAACTGCATATCTGCAAATTTTCAATCGCATTTTAATGGCAACACCGCAACATTGGGGCATACTGTTTTAGGTTTTATTCCGATTTTGTGCATAGCACTGGTTTATGAAAATTGCAATGCTACCAATATGACCGGATGCTGTGATGATTGCCACGGCATGTCGGTATTTTTGGATACAGACATCGAAGTTAACGGCTTTACTGCAGATGGCGTTACCGATGGCGTTGCCCTATCAAATTCGGGTGCAAAGGCTACTGGCTTGGAAGTTTATGGATCAATAGTTTCAATAAAAAACTGCACAGTTAAGAATATTAAGGCTATTAATCCGCAGGATAAACAAAGTGCAGGATTTAGTGTAGCGGGGACAGCCGTTTCTTTTACTAATTGTAAAGCTGAAAATGTTATCGTTACCGATGCGAAAGGAACTATAAATCCGGAACTTGGGTATGGTACAGGTTTTGGCTGGGCCCCCGATCCAAGGCCGGAATTCGTGGATATTTATGCTAATGATATTTTATACCGTAACTGTATTTCCACTAACTGCCAGGTTGGTTTTGATACTTGGAATCATATTGATAGCGTATGGGACGATGTTAGTTGTATAAACTGTGGCATTGAAATACTTGCTGAACCCAACGGAATCAGGACATTATCTGGTAATCCATGCTCAGAATGTAATCCCCCCATAACCGTACAAATTACAAACGTGGCGTGTGGTAATAATTACGTGGCTTGA
- a CDS encoding TetR/AcrR family transcriptional regulator — translation MKDKVLDDKVREEIIAAATGVFETYGFIKVSMQDISSASRKGRSSLYYYFNNKTEVFDAVVEKMLKHTLELCAHSVSKDASLAQNMANFQLQKLKAIKVLVKQYYLVFRDLRHDPSLLFNKMRLLLDEEFALIDQVLRWAIEKGEIKPLSPQDSRFLGETMVVALRSFEQEIILFDRFPDFEEKLTWIVEIFCNGLK, via the coding sequence ATGAAAGATAAGGTGCTTGACGATAAGGTTAGAGAAGAGATCATTGCAGCTGCTACAGGTGTGTTTGAAACGTATGGATTTATAAAGGTTTCTATGCAAGATATCTCCTCTGCAAGCAGGAAGGGAAGGAGTTCGTTATACTACTATTTTAACAATAAAACAGAAGTGTTTGATGCGGTAGTTGAAAAAATGCTGAAGCATACTTTGGAGTTGTGCGCGCATAGTGTTTCTAAAGATGCATCGTTAGCTCAAAATATGGCAAATTTTCAATTGCAAAAATTAAAGGCGATAAAAGTCCTGGTTAAACAATATTACCTTGTATTTCGCGACCTAAGGCACGATCCTTCTTTGCTATTCAACAAAATGAGGCTTTTGCTGGATGAAGAATTTGCATTGATTGATCAAGTACTGAGATGGGCAATTGAAAAAGGCGAAATCAAGCCGTTATCACCCCAGGATAGCCGGTTTTTAGGTGAAACCATGGTTGTTGCCTTAAGGAGCTTTGAACAAGAGATTATTCTGTTTGACCGTTTCCCTGACTTTGAAGAAAAATTAACCTGGATAGTTGAAATTTTTTGTAATGGGCTAAAATAA
- a CDS encoding efflux RND transporter periplasmic adaptor subunit, whose translation MNHFNTLLTGSSLLLLISIGGCSGNKSQTPKTDTIRVQAINLNTASATSGNQLVYNGTLQADKAVDLSFQVSGTINSFPVQTGDYVKKGQLVATVDETTYRNQYNAQMAQAKLAEENYKRTLAVFEKGSVAEIKMLEAKANYEQASSSARATYQNIAHTRLYAPQSGFIGEKRTEAGAISAPGQPVAQLLDTHSVDVLVAVPENEINLYKAGNRALVKIDALGNQPLEGRISEVGVLALNNSANYNIKVKLANAGQELRPGMLCKVTFPAGTAGKAAQKSNNEIVVPLEAVQVDESGHNFVYVIASGNKAQRKQVETGALYNNGMAINSGLTGNEQLITSGFQKLADQSPVTLIK comes from the coding sequence ATGAATCACTTCAATACCTTACTAACAGGGTCATCCCTCCTGCTATTAATTTCAATAGGGGGTTGCTCTGGCAATAAGAGCCAGACTCCTAAAACCGACACTATTCGCGTTCAGGCCATTAATCTTAATACCGCTTCTGCTACAAGCGGCAACCAGCTGGTGTACAATGGCACACTGCAGGCAGATAAAGCGGTAGATTTAAGTTTCCAGGTAAGCGGAACCATCAATTCTTTTCCTGTTCAAACAGGAGATTATGTGAAAAAAGGCCAACTGGTGGCCACGGTAGACGAGACAACCTATCGCAACCAGTATAACGCACAGATGGCTCAGGCTAAACTTGCCGAAGAGAATTACAAACGGACTTTAGCGGTTTTTGAAAAAGGGAGCGTAGCCGAAATTAAAATGCTGGAAGCCAAAGCCAATTATGAGCAGGCCAGCTCTTCGGCACGCGCCACCTATCAAAACATAGCTCATACCCGCCTTTATGCACCGCAAAGCGGATTTATAGGTGAAAAGCGTACAGAGGCGGGCGCCATATCGGCTCCGGGGCAACCGGTGGCACAACTGCTGGATACCCATTCGGTAGATGTGCTGGTGGCAGTGCCCGAAAACGAAATTAATCTTTATAAAGCAGGCAACCGCGCGTTGGTTAAAATTGACGCTTTGGGCAACCAGCCTTTGGAGGGCCGCATTAGCGAAGTTGGCGTATTGGCCCTGAATAACAGTGCCAATTACAACATCAAGGTAAAACTGGCTAACGCGGGTCAGGAACTTAGGCCGGGCATGCTTTGTAAGGTGACGTTTCCGGCCGGCACGGCGGGGAAGGCAGCTCAAAAAAGCAACAATGAAATTGTTGTTCCGCTTGAAGCTGTTCAGGTAGATGAAAGCGGGCACAATTTTGTTTACGTAATTGCATCAGGTAATAAGGCGCAAAGAAAGCAGGTAGAAACAGGCGCGCTCTATAACAACGGAATGGCGATCAACAGCGGGTTAACTGGCAATGAACAATTGATCACCTCGGGTTTTCAAAAGCTGGCTGACCAATCACCGGTAACCTTAATCAAATAA
- a CDS encoding efflux RND transporter permease subunit, whose product MEEKKSNLIEWAMRYHVLPLTLATVLVLLGILGLFNMPRNEFPDFTIRQGVIVGFYPGASSAQVEEQLTKKVEEYLFSNNEVDKTKTYSYSRDGIMYIFLEVSEQVNGPDTKAFWNKIKNGVLTLQLPREVKGIMVNSDFGNTSALLLAVESSTRPYKELQKNVEEIEAELRHVKDVAKISHTGNLNEQIGIYVDNNKLLQNGVTAGSLMNVLQNEGAISAAGTEDGKIIDRPIHLSSFYKTEADLAEQVVRRDDKGNPVRLRDIATIKREYDEPDSYITSNGTKSIVVSLEMVKGKNIVKFGKELEEQLDKVSAHLPPDIKLVRLANQPEVVDESITHFMKEFSFALIGVVIVALLLLPFRVAAVAAATIPITISATLGIMYLAGIELDTVTLAALIVVLGIVVDDPIVVIDNHVEKLDHGMSVWEAAKSSAQELFPSVFTATLAISATFFPLMFFMTGTAKDFISVFPVTITIALVLSLIISMMLVPFFNTLFIRKGLHNPDKPKDKKSMLDYLQAFFDRNIGNAIKHYRLTVMFGVLSVVVGMLFMSKLPQQLFPTIDRNQFAMEVYLPSGYNLAQTDSVIKGMERIMRKDERVVNYTSFIGTSSPRFHTVYAPNLSAKNYAQILVNTTSDKATEEMIAEYTHKYSNIFPSAYVRMKQLNMAGAPAPIEVRISGDNIQNLKAIGDKVIAIGKKNSQVTWVRTDYNEMEEGVKLDIKTQELARLGLTKSDVANTIAMNTDGIKATSVWEGNYQIDVKIKAPRASRTSTSNLMELNIPSQQTNSTVPLRQVASIASDWHDGEVVRRNSIRTLTVRMDVAQHAVANSVLAAMQPEIEKLKLPQGVEIAYGGELELQMENQGPMGTALLMSIVLIFLILVWHFKKMKHALLSITTMPLSLLGASFGLLVTGYPFGFTSFLGLLALCGIVVRNGIILIDHAEELRAHEGKTVKEAATLSAERRMRPIFLTSSAAAVGVTPMIISGSPLWGPLGTVICFGLLISMLLTLFVLPTLYWLFFRKEDEVETNPQVA is encoded by the coding sequence ATGGAAGAGAAAAAAAGTAATTTGATCGAGTGGGCCATGCGTTACCATGTGTTGCCGTTAACTCTGGCAACGGTATTGGTTTTGCTGGGTATATTAGGCCTGTTCAATATGCCGCGTAATGAGTTTCCAGATTTCACCATCAGGCAAGGTGTTATTGTTGGCTTTTACCCGGGAGCTTCTTCGGCGCAAGTAGAAGAGCAGCTGACCAAGAAAGTAGAAGAATACCTGTTCAGCAACAACGAGGTTGATAAAACAAAAACCTACTCCTACTCCAGGGATGGCATCATGTATATTTTCCTGGAAGTATCCGAACAGGTGAACGGGCCCGATACAAAGGCATTTTGGAATAAGATAAAAAATGGGGTACTCACCTTGCAACTGCCACGCGAGGTAAAAGGGATTATGGTGAACAGCGACTTTGGTAATACATCGGCATTGTTGCTGGCTGTTGAATCATCTACCCGCCCCTACAAAGAGCTTCAAAAAAATGTGGAGGAGATTGAAGCTGAGCTGCGACATGTTAAGGATGTTGCCAAGATATCCCATACCGGAAATTTAAATGAGCAGATTGGTATTTATGTTGATAATAATAAATTACTGCAAAATGGCGTAACCGCGGGCTCACTGATGAACGTACTCCAGAACGAAGGAGCCATCAGCGCTGCAGGAACTGAAGATGGGAAGATCATTGACCGCCCTATACACCTGAGCAGCTTTTATAAAACCGAGGCTGACCTGGCCGAACAAGTGGTACGACGGGATGACAAGGGTAATCCTGTGAGGCTGCGGGATATCGCTACAATCAAACGGGAGTATGATGAGCCAGACAGCTACATTACATCGAATGGCACCAAAAGCATCGTTGTGTCGCTGGAGATGGTGAAGGGGAAAAATATTGTAAAATTTGGTAAAGAGCTGGAGGAACAGTTGGACAAGGTAAGCGCTCATTTGCCGCCCGATATTAAACTGGTTAGGCTGGCTAATCAGCCCGAAGTAGTTGACGAATCCATCACCCATTTTATGAAAGAGTTTAGTTTCGCGCTTATCGGTGTGGTTATCGTTGCCTTGCTGCTGCTGCCTTTCAGGGTGGCTGCCGTGGCCGCGGCTACTATCCCTATTACTATTTCGGCAACTTTGGGTATTATGTACCTGGCCGGTATTGAACTCGATACGGTTACGCTGGCAGCGCTTATTGTGGTGCTCGGGATCGTTGTTGATGACCCCATCGTTGTTATTGACAACCATGTGGAGAAATTAGATCATGGCATGTCGGTATGGGAAGCCGCTAAAAGCAGTGCCCAGGAGTTGTTTCCATCTGTTTTTACCGCTACGCTGGCCATCTCGGCTACATTTTTTCCGCTGATGTTTTTTATGACAGGTACCGCTAAAGACTTTATCAGCGTTTTCCCGGTAACCATTACCATCGCGCTCGTGCTGTCGCTTATCATCTCCATGATGCTGGTACCGTTCTTTAACACCTTATTCATCAGGAAAGGGCTTCACAATCCAGATAAGCCCAAAGACAAAAAATCGATGCTTGATTATCTACAGGCATTTTTCGACAGAAATATCGGCAACGCCATCAAACATTATAGGCTTACGGTAATGTTCGGAGTTTTATCTGTAGTTGTAGGTATGCTATTTATGAGCAAGCTGCCCCAGCAGCTTTTCCCTACTATTGATCGTAATCAGTTTGCCATGGAGGTTTACCTGCCCAGCGGCTATAACCTTGCGCAAACAGATAGCGTAATCAAGGGTATGGAACGCATTATGCGCAAAGATGAGAGGGTGGTTAACTACACCAGCTTTATTGGCACCAGCTCGCCGCGTTTCCATACCGTGTATGCGCCAAACCTTTCGGCCAAAAACTATGCCCAGATCCTGGTTAACACCACCTCCGATAAAGCGACCGAAGAGATGATTGCAGAATATACGCATAAATACAGCAATATATTCCCATCGGCTTATGTACGGATGAAGCAGCTCAACATGGCAGGTGCGCCAGCCCCGATAGAGGTTCGCATTTCGGGCGATAACATCCAGAATTTAAAAGCCATTGGCGACAAGGTAATTGCTATTGGAAAGAAAAACAGCCAGGTAACCTGGGTGCGTACCGATTACAACGAAATGGAAGAAGGTGTTAAGCTGGATATTAAAACGCAGGAATTGGCACGGCTTGGCCTAACCAAAAGTGATGTAGCCAATACCATCGCCATGAATACCGACGGTATTAAAGCGACGAGCGTATGGGAGGGCAACTACCAGATTGACGTTAAAATAAAAGCGCCCAGGGCTTCAAGAACCAGTACCTCAAATTTAATGGAACTGAATATCCCATCGCAGCAAACCAACAGCACCGTACCGCTCCGGCAGGTGGCCAGCATCGCATCCGACTGGCACGATGGTGAGGTGGTTAGGCGTAACAGCATCCGTACACTCACTGTCAGGATGGATGTGGCGCAGCATGCCGTAGCCAACAGCGTTCTGGCCGCAATGCAGCCGGAAATTGAAAAGCTTAAGCTACCACAAGGCGTTGAGATTGCCTACGGCGGTGAGTTGGAGCTGCAAATGGAAAACCAGGGTCCTATGGGAACCGCCCTGCTGATGAGCATCGTGCTGATCTTCCTCATCCTGGTATGGCATTTCAAAAAAATGAAACATGCCTTACTGAGTATTACCACCATGCCGCTCAGTTTGCTTGGCGCATCGTTCGGCTTGCTGGTAACTGGCTATCCGTTTGGGTTTACTTCTTTCCTGGGTTTGCTGGCTTTATGCGGAATCGTTGTCCGTAACGGGATCATCCTGATAGACCATGCCGAAGAACTGCGGGCACATGAAGGCAAAACCGTAAAAGAGGCGGCAACGCTCTCTGCCGAGCGGAGGATGAGGCCCATATTTTTAACTTCGTCGGCCGCCGCCGTTGGAGTTACTCCAATGATCATCAGCGGATCACCGCTTTGGGGGCCGCTCGGTACCGTTATCTGCTTCGGCTTATTGATCTCCATGCTGCTTACCTTATTTGTTCTGCCTACTCTCTACTGGTTGTTTTTCAGGAAAGAAGATGAGGTTGAAACTAATCCGCAAGTAGCTTAA
- a CDS encoding TolC family protein has protein sequence MRTLLFSIIFLLMLHAAGAQQHPVSLEQSKQAALAYSNAIKNGQLSISSAEAGLKAAKANYLPSVSGTGVALYGFKDIVPAIPGLLNKGISNIYTGALMGTQSIYAGGKIVTSNQLAALQVETSKILARQSADSVLLLTEQKYWNIVNLQEQSKTIKANETLLNSILKIQKDMLASGLVARNDLLKVKVQLSQLMVNKSKLNNGRMLALFDFSVYTGMPFDSLMVMQDTLNKAVNPVLPGINPDTVLSNINSYRLLALQVKSSSLQTRLTKADNLPSLSVGLSASQLGSFNGAFSSSFTPLAFGTLSIPISENLWGGNRQKVKQRKLSEQVARNNLRDGSNQLQVGILKYWYDLKDALTQISYAKDNLVQAEENLKVNHDNYKAGLNSVSDVLDAQAAYQQAEVTLNTALTDFQAKKAAYDYATGNIGNR, from the coding sequence ATGAGAACCCTCCTATTTTCAATTATATTTCTGCTTATGCTACATGCCGCGGGCGCGCAGCAGCATCCGGTATCCCTGGAGCAAAGCAAGCAGGCGGCTCTGGCTTATAGTAATGCTATAAAAAACGGCCAGTTAAGCATCAGCTCAGCTGAGGCCGGCCTTAAGGCGGCTAAAGCTAACTACTTACCCAGCGTAAGTGGTACCGGCGTGGCCTTGTACGGATTCAAAGATATTGTTCCGGCCATACCCGGTTTACTTAATAAAGGGATAAGTAATATTTACACGGGTGCCCTAATGGGTACGCAAAGCATCTATGCAGGCGGTAAGATAGTTACCAGTAATCAGCTTGCCGCTTTGCAGGTTGAAACCAGCAAAATACTGGCCCGCCAATCGGCAGACTCCGTATTGCTGCTAACAGAGCAAAAGTACTGGAACATTGTTAACCTGCAGGAGCAAAGTAAAACCATTAAGGCAAACGAAACCCTGCTGAACAGTATCCTTAAAATACAGAAGGATATGCTTGCCTCAGGCCTTGTTGCCCGGAACGACCTACTTAAGGTTAAAGTACAGCTTAGCCAGTTAATGGTTAACAAAAGCAAGCTGAATAATGGCCGCATGCTTGCCCTGTTTGATTTTTCGGTTTACACCGGTATGCCGTTTGATTCGCTGATGGTGATGCAGGACACGCTGAACAAAGCTGTTAACCCGGTTTTGCCGGGTATTAACCCCGACACTGTACTATCTAATATCAATAGTTACCGCTTACTGGCGCTACAGGTAAAAAGCAGCAGCCTGCAAACAAGGCTTACCAAAGCCGACAATTTGCCGAGCTTATCGGTGGGCCTGAGCGCTTCGCAATTAGGTTCCTTTAACGGTGCTTTCAGCAGTTCGTTTACACCCTTGGCTTTCGGCACGCTCAGTATCCCCATCTCTGAAAACCTTTGGGGAGGCAACCGCCAGAAAGTGAAGCAGCGGAAGCTGAGCGAACAGGTGGCCAGAAATAATTTGCGCGACGGCAGCAACCAACTACAGGTTGGTATTTTGAAGTACTGGTACGATTTGAAAGACGCTTTGACACAGATCAGTTACGCTAAAGATAACCTTGTACAGGCGGAGGAAAACCTTAAGGTTAACCATGACAATTACAAAGCCGGGTTGAATAGTGTTAGTGATGTACTGGATGCCCAGGCCGCCTACCAGCAGGCTGAAGTTACGCTGAATACGGCGCTAACGGATTTTCAGGCTAAAAAGGCGGCCTATGATTACGCTACCGGGAATATCGGCAACAGGTAG
- a CDS encoding TetR/AcrR family transcriptional regulator, which yields MATQIPQPMLNTAKQQIVDHTIALICKNGIDQISIRQIAMAAKVSPANIIHTFCCLDSLVTQCTKHCFDALEVFIACSKHRLHKQAGNIETFWKILVEFNCDHASKASIICMYLKDPALFPAIEIKHSLIQSLANEFDRIEHDLRTCNNQIRFIAFIHLFRMACRMAKQLNLSYGLCDHDRALNYYHNAVEWELNRLLKLPIS from the coding sequence ATGGCTACGCAAATACCTCAACCAATGCTCAACACTGCTAAACAGCAAATTGTAGATCATACAATTGCATTGATCTGTAAAAATGGTATCGATCAGATCTCCATCAGGCAGATCGCCATGGCTGCGAAAGTTAGCCCCGCTAATATCATCCATACTTTTTGCTGCCTTGATAGCTTGGTTACCCAATGCACTAAACATTGCTTTGATGCTTTGGAGGTTTTTATAGCGTGTAGCAAGCATAGGTTGCATAAACAGGCTGGAAACATCGAAACATTCTGGAAAATTCTGGTTGAGTTTAATTGCGATCATGCCAGCAAGGCTTCAATAATCTGTATGTACCTTAAAGATCCCGCTTTATTTCCGGCGATAGAAATTAAGCATAGCCTGATACAGTCGCTCGCAAATGAATTCGACAGGATTGAACACGATCTAAGAACTTGTAATAACCAGATCCGCTTTATCGCATTTATACATTTGTTTCGTATGGCGTGCCGCATGGCAAAGCAATTAAATTTAAGCTACGGGCTTTGCGACCACGACAGGGCTTTAAACTATTACCATAATGCGGTTGAATGGGAGCTTAACAGACTTTTGAAGCTGCCTATCAGTTAA